From Arthrobacter sp. FW306-2-2C-D06B, a single genomic window includes:
- a CDS encoding LOG family protein, producing the protein MNPSRALTPSPRTLDIESVAHFDSLLGSGAATMHGWHAQSLDLRGRRADLERLDPQGAIFLGCTFDDGVEDSLRSRGALIFPKLRGVPFNPYRGRLYSAAELYEDIDSTEYEATLDAQVYQWSIMPGQRTSLDATLAAALHDHAIGDALDELLGNGDFAGNKIVGVMGGHVAQRGTQEFGDAARLGRLLALSGFTVATGGGPGAMEAANLGAYLSGLPDADFAGALKSLAAVPGFRPSVTAWARAAAAVVGHHPSGTTSLGIPTWFYGHEPPNLFATHIAKYFANSMREAILLELCSGGIVFLPGSAGTVQEIFQDACENFYGAPETVTPMVLVGRDHWEHKYPAWPMLQSLAAGKVMEGRIFLVDSVEEALAVVAG; encoded by the coding sequence ATGAATCCGTCCCGCGCCCTGACTCCTAGTCCCCGTACGCTCGACATTGAGAGCGTGGCCCATTTCGACAGCCTTTTGGGCTCCGGTGCCGCGACGATGCACGGATGGCACGCCCAGTCGCTGGACCTGCGAGGCCGACGCGCGGACCTGGAGAGGCTGGATCCCCAAGGTGCCATCTTCCTGGGCTGTACCTTCGACGACGGCGTGGAGGACTCCCTGCGAAGCCGCGGCGCACTCATCTTTCCCAAGCTGCGCGGCGTGCCGTTCAATCCGTATCGGGGAAGACTCTACAGCGCAGCCGAACTGTACGAGGACATTGACTCCACGGAGTACGAAGCCACGCTCGACGCCCAGGTCTACCAGTGGAGCATCATGCCGGGGCAGCGGACCAGCCTGGACGCCACCCTTGCCGCCGCGCTGCACGACCACGCCATCGGGGACGCCCTGGACGAGCTCCTGGGCAACGGGGATTTCGCGGGGAACAAGATCGTGGGAGTCATGGGCGGGCACGTCGCGCAACGCGGAACACAGGAGTTCGGGGACGCGGCGCGCCTGGGTCGGCTCTTGGCACTGTCCGGATTCACGGTAGCCACCGGGGGAGGGCCCGGTGCCATGGAAGCTGCCAATTTGGGCGCCTACTTGAGCGGACTGCCCGACGCCGACTTCGCCGGCGCGCTGAAATCGCTCGCGGCGGTGCCGGGTTTCCGCCCCTCGGTGACGGCCTGGGCGCGGGCGGCGGCCGCCGTCGTCGGGCACCATCCGAGCGGGACGACGTCGCTGGGCATCCCCACCTGGTTTTACGGGCACGAGCCACCGAACCTCTTCGCGACCCACATCGCCAAGTACTTCGCCAACTCCATGCGCGAAGCGATCCTGCTCGAGTTATGCAGCGGCGGGATCGTGTTCCTTCCGGGATCCGCCGGCACCGTGCAGGAAATCTTCCAGGACGCGTGCGAGAACTTCTACGGCGCCCCGGAAACCGTCACGCCCATGGTGCTCGTGGGGCGTGACCACTGGGAGCACAAGTATCCGGCGTGGCCCATGTTGCAGAGCCTCGCCGCCGGGAAAGTGATGGAAGGCCGGATCTTCCTGGTAGACAGCGTCGAGGAGGCGCTCGCCGTCGTCGCGGGCTAG
- a CDS encoding aminopeptidase P family protein produces the protein MTITENEAVSDVTKLERLKVLNNGEKVSLTFSDAEFERRLAGLRRIMAEKELDAVVLTSYHSIKYYSDFLFTYFGRSYAMVVTTDDTVTVTANIDAGMPWRRSYGDNLVYTDWRRDNYIFGIQEVLRTRGINVRRLGVEDDSLPLDNRNKIQAAFSGATLVDVAQAAMRQRMIKSSEEIEVIKHGARIGDRGGEAIRNAITAGITEYEVALIGTEAMVHEIARTFPDSEIRDTWVWFQSGINTDGAHNWATTRKIQEHDILSLNCFPMTSGYYTALERTLFYGEPDARSLELWNINVDVHKRGLELIKPGAVCKDIAAELNEIYVSHGLLANRTFGYGHSFGVLSHYYGREAGLELREDIDTVLEPGMVVSMEPMITVLDGQPGAGGYREHDILVVGEDGAENITKFPFGPEYNIIGA, from the coding sequence ATGACCATCACCGAGAATGAAGCCGTAAGCGACGTCACCAAGCTCGAGCGCCTCAAGGTCCTCAACAACGGAGAGAAGGTCTCCCTGACCTTCTCCGACGCGGAGTTTGAGCGGCGCCTTGCCGGTCTTCGCCGGATCATGGCAGAGAAGGAACTGGACGCCGTTGTCCTGACCAGCTACCACTCCATCAAGTACTACTCGGACTTCCTGTTCACCTACTTCGGCCGTTCCTACGCCATGGTGGTCACGACCGACGACACAGTCACCGTGACCGCCAACATCGACGCCGGAATGCCGTGGCGCCGTAGCTACGGGGACAACCTGGTCTACACGGACTGGCGCCGGGACAACTACATCTTCGGCATCCAGGAAGTACTGCGCACCCGCGGGATCAACGTCCGGCGCCTGGGTGTGGAGGACGATTCGCTTCCGCTGGACAACCGCAACAAGATCCAGGCCGCATTCTCCGGCGCGACGCTTGTGGACGTGGCCCAGGCCGCGATGCGCCAGCGCATGATCAAGTCGTCCGAGGAAATCGAGGTCATCAAGCACGGCGCCCGGATCGGCGACCGCGGCGGCGAGGCCATTCGCAACGCCATCACGGCCGGAATCACCGAGTACGAGGTCGCCTTGATCGGCACCGAAGCCATGGTCCACGAGATCGCCCGGACGTTCCCGGACTCCGAAATCCGCGACACCTGGGTCTGGTTCCAGTCCGGCATCAACACGGACGGCGCCCACAACTGGGCCACCACCCGCAAGATCCAGGAACACGACATCCTGTCGCTGAACTGCTTCCCCATGACCTCGGGCTACTACACGGCACTGGAGCGCACCCTGTTCTACGGCGAACCCGATGCCCGCTCCTTGGAACTGTGGAACATCAACGTGGACGTGCACAAGCGCGGACTGGAACTCATCAAGCCCGGCGCCGTCTGCAAGGACATCGCCGCAGAGCTCAACGAAATCTATGTTTCGCATGGACTTCTCGCCAACCGAACCTTCGGCTACGGACACTCATTCGGAGTCCTCTCGCACTACTACGGCCGGGAAGCCGGACTTGAGCTGCGCGAAGACATCGACACGGTCCTGGAGCCGGGCATGGTGGTTTCCATGGAACCGATGATCACGGTCCTCGACGGCCAGCCGGGTGCCGGCGGGTACCGGGAACACGACATCCTGGTGGTCGGTGAAGACGGCGCAGAGAACATCACCAAGTTCCCGTTCGGCCCGGAATACAACATCATCGGCGCCTGA
- a CDS encoding gamma-glutamyl-gamma-aminobutyrate hydrolase family protein, producing MQTSEQQSSLRPRIGIPVRLSSSESADPRVGEANELFDFIVELVRDAGAEPVLLDASFTDEAGPLAAELRSLNGVLLPGGGDLDPRLYGEEATEACYDVNPDQDRLDLAVARGSLDAGLPTLGICRGHQLLNVVYGGTLIQDMHPSLVEHNGLTPAEGELSAWAWHDVELSPDSKVAGLYGSRTSVRIASGHHQAVARVGDGLVVTAVAEDGTVEALEDPQRWVASVQWHPEASQLPDEERLAPFKAFVEVCRTLRPVG from the coding sequence ATGCAGACTTCCGAACAGCAAAGCAGCTTAAGGCCCCGGATCGGCATTCCTGTCCGCCTCAGCAGCTCCGAAAGCGCAGATCCTCGCGTGGGAGAGGCGAATGAACTCTTCGACTTCATCGTCGAACTCGTGCGCGACGCCGGTGCGGAGCCTGTACTGCTGGACGCCTCCTTCACCGACGAAGCCGGTCCGCTGGCCGCCGAGCTCCGCTCCCTCAACGGGGTCCTGCTGCCCGGCGGCGGAGACCTGGATCCGCGACTCTACGGTGAAGAAGCGACTGAGGCCTGCTACGACGTCAACCCTGACCAGGATCGCTTGGACTTGGCAGTCGCCCGTGGATCGCTCGACGCCGGTTTGCCCACCCTCGGCATCTGCCGCGGCCACCAACTCCTCAACGTGGTCTATGGCGGGACGCTGATCCAGGACATGCACCCATCGTTGGTGGAGCACAACGGCCTGACCCCGGCGGAAGGTGAGCTCAGCGCCTGGGCGTGGCACGACGTCGAACTTTCACCGGATTCCAAAGTGGCCGGGCTCTATGGCTCACGGACCTCGGTGCGGATTGCTTCGGGACATCACCAGGCCGTGGCCAGGGTAGGCGATGGTTTGGTAGTGACGGCAGTTGCGGAGGATGGGACCGTGGAAGCCCTTGAGGACCCACAAAGATGGGTCGCATCTGTGCAATGGCACCCCGAGGCCTCCCAGCTGCCCGACGAAGAACGGCTCGCCCCCTTCAAGGCTTTCGTGGAGGTCTGCAGGACGCTGCGTCCAGTGGGGTGA
- a CDS encoding MFS transporter: MKNETSSVAAIPGSAHAGSKGGSGELPEAPATPGGPSKPANNHTVSKDTRRRVITASFIGNFVEWFDYAVYGYLAGIISTVFFPASDRQTALLATFGVFAVSFFVRPLGGFIWGHIGDRLGRKQALSLSIVLMSVATFCIALIPGYNTIGVMAPVLLLLVRVVQGFSAAGEYAGASAFLVEYAPANRRGLYAAVVPASTAAGLLLGSLLAALLSSVLSAEQLGEWGWRLPFLLAAPMGLIGRYIRTKLEDTPAFREMAAKDTAVKAPAFAMFKTYRKQLIIATGAVLLNAVGFYVILSYMPTYLSEELHFGAAESFLATTIALLSYIGFVFLTGIASDRFGRKRMLITASVLFVVLTVPAFMLLDTGNFLVIVLIQILLGGMLTLNDGTLPSFLAELFPTRVRYSGFAVSFNLSNALFGGTAPFMATLLIGLTHNQLAPGWYLVAAAVISLIAVLFAVETSKKPLQQD; the protein is encoded by the coding sequence ATGAAAAACGAAACATCCTCCGTGGCAGCAATCCCGGGAAGCGCTCATGCCGGATCCAAAGGCGGATCCGGCGAGCTTCCCGAAGCACCAGCCACCCCGGGCGGCCCGTCAAAGCCCGCCAACAACCACACGGTCAGCAAAGACACCCGCCGCCGCGTCATCACTGCAAGCTTCATCGGCAACTTCGTCGAATGGTTCGACTACGCCGTCTACGGCTACCTTGCCGGGATTATCTCGACCGTCTTCTTCCCTGCGTCGGACCGGCAGACCGCGCTGCTCGCCACGTTTGGCGTCTTTGCCGTCTCGTTCTTCGTCCGTCCACTGGGCGGATTCATCTGGGGCCACATCGGTGACCGGCTCGGACGGAAACAGGCACTCTCCCTGTCGATCGTGCTCATGTCCGTGGCAACCTTCTGCATCGCCCTGATCCCCGGCTACAACACCATCGGCGTCATGGCACCGGTCCTCCTGCTGCTCGTCCGCGTTGTCCAGGGCTTCTCCGCAGCAGGCGAATACGCAGGCGCCTCGGCCTTCCTGGTGGAATATGCGCCGGCCAATCGGCGCGGACTCTATGCCGCCGTCGTACCTGCCAGTACAGCGGCAGGCCTGCTGCTCGGTTCCCTCCTCGCGGCACTGCTCAGCTCGGTGCTAAGCGCCGAGCAGCTCGGCGAATGGGGCTGGCGCCTGCCCTTCCTCCTGGCCGCCCCGATGGGCCTGATCGGCCGCTACATCCGCACGAAGCTCGAGGACACGCCGGCGTTCCGCGAAATGGCCGCGAAAGACACCGCGGTCAAGGCTCCGGCATTCGCGATGTTCAAGACGTACCGCAAGCAGCTCATCATCGCGACGGGCGCCGTGCTGCTCAACGCCGTCGGGTTCTACGTGATCCTCAGCTACATGCCCACGTACCTCTCCGAGGAGCTTCACTTCGGCGCGGCCGAATCGTTCCTTGCCACCACCATTGCCCTCCTCAGCTACATCGGATTCGTCTTCCTGACCGGGATCGCATCCGATAGGTTCGGCCGCAAGCGCATGCTCATCACGGCTTCCGTACTCTTCGTGGTGCTGACCGTTCCGGCGTTCATGCTCCTCGACACCGGCAACTTCCTGGTCATTGTCCTGATCCAGATCCTGCTGGGCGGCATGCTCACGCTCAACGACGGCACCCTGCCCAGCTTCCTTGCCGAGCTCTTCCCCACGAGGGTCCGCTACAGCGGCTTCGCCGTCAGCTTCAATCTCTCCAACGCCTTGTTCGGCGGCACCGCCCCCTTCATGGCAACCCTCCTCATCGGCCTGACCCACAACCAACTGGCTCCCGGCTGGTACCTCGTGGCGGCCGCCGTCATCTCCCTCATCGCGGTCCTCTTCGCTGTGGAAACTTCCAAGAAGCCCCTGCAGCAGGACTGA
- a CDS encoding IclR family transcriptional regulator — protein sequence MTPAEPHAEPRAISSETASNGDSKGASVLENAIAVLRSFTAEEPLLGVTEIAGRIGLHKSTVSRILATFEQEHLVERDPESRRFRLGLGMIALAGPLLAELEERRVAYPVLRELSERTGETSALMVWNGSESMCVEQIASRHQVKHLAPLGARYNEALSSSVQVFLAAEDADRVRKLLRSGSITLPGLDEEALEAYLRRLEESVKRGWAFNFGETSIEEVGVASPVFDHRGDIVASVLIPAPKFRVSQDTLRSLGEACQDAARKITTRLGGRAPH from the coding sequence ATGACCCCAGCAGAACCGCATGCAGAACCGCGTGCAATCTCCAGCGAAACCGCGTCCAACGGCGACTCCAAGGGCGCTTCGGTACTCGAGAACGCCATCGCCGTGCTCCGCAGCTTCACCGCCGAGGAGCCCTTGCTGGGTGTCACCGAGATCGCTGGCAGGATCGGCTTGCACAAGAGCACCGTGTCCCGGATCCTCGCAACCTTCGAACAAGAACACCTGGTGGAACGCGACCCGGAATCCCGACGCTTCCGGCTGGGCCTGGGGATGATCGCCCTTGCAGGCCCGCTCCTCGCCGAACTGGAAGAGCGCCGGGTGGCTTATCCCGTGCTGCGCGAACTGAGCGAACGGACGGGCGAGACGAGCGCGCTCATGGTGTGGAACGGGAGCGAATCCATGTGCGTGGAGCAAATCGCCAGCCGTCACCAGGTCAAGCACCTCGCTCCATTGGGTGCCCGCTACAACGAGGCCCTCAGCTCTTCGGTACAGGTCTTCCTTGCCGCCGAAGACGCCGACCGCGTGCGCAAGCTCTTGCGAAGTGGCTCCATTACATTGCCTGGGCTCGACGAGGAAGCACTAGAGGCCTACCTGCGCCGGCTCGAGGAATCCGTGAAGCGAGGCTGGGCCTTCAATTTCGGCGAAACATCCATCGAAGAAGTCGGCGTTGCCTCTCCCGTCTTTGACCACCGCGGAGACATCGTGGCCTCCGTCCTGATCCCAGCCCCAAAGTTCCGGGTCTCGCAGGACACGCTCCGCAGCCTCGGCGAGGCATGCCAAGACGCAGCCCGCAAGATCACCACGCGCCTGGGCGGCCGCGCCCCGCACTAG
- a CDS encoding cupredoxin domain-containing protein — MKKSPKTLMVVVAAAALVAVSGCGSSGTGGYGASSGPPSATSSGAPQSPSLTITIKDFGYQGPVSVSPGAKITVKNEDAQAHTVTSDDGKAFDAAVDGGGGTTQFTAPTTPGSYPYHCTYHPNMHGTLVVK, encoded by the coding sequence ATGAAGAAGAGCCCCAAGACCCTGATGGTCGTCGTTGCGGCGGCCGCCCTGGTCGCCGTGAGCGGTTGCGGGTCATCCGGAACCGGCGGCTATGGCGCGTCATCGGGCCCGCCTTCCGCCACATCCTCCGGCGCTCCGCAATCCCCATCGCTCACCATCACCATCAAGGACTTCGGCTATCAAGGACCCGTCTCGGTCAGCCCGGGCGCCAAAATCACCGTGAAGAACGAGGACGCCCAGGCCCACACGGTCACCTCGGACGACGGCAAGGCCTTCGATGCCGCCGTCGACGGCGGGGGCGGAACAACCCAGTTCACGGCGCCCACCACACCGGGCAGCTACCCCTACCACTGCACCTACCACCCCAACATGCACGGAACCCTGGTCGTGAAATGA